A stretch of the Proteus sp. ZN5 genome encodes the following:
- the pepT gene encoding peptidase T produces MNLVERFISYTKVNTTTNRENGAAGIMPSSEGQRVLALQLVEELKALGVEDIKIRDTAIVTATLPSNLDYEVPTVAFFGHLDTSAEQTNDTKAQILPYKGGDLCLNKELEIFLRQSEFPELENYIGDDIIVTDGTSLLGADDKAAIASIMDMLQYFKQHPEVKHGTVKIGFVPDEEQGLRGAKVFDTKEFGADFAYTLDCCGIGELVYENWNAGDVEITFTGASAHPMSAKGKLKNSLLMAHKFVAMLPGGEAPEYTEGREGYYWVKQLAGNSARTVLKMDVRDFTEKGYAQRMAFLKQLSDYCEGLWGEGSVACKLADRYANVFNSLQGDNRYPIDIAVAAYEANGITPRPIPMRGGYDGAALSQNGLPCPNIFTGAHNFHSIYEYLPVKSLYAASDVLKSVVKITAERFAPGAKA; encoded by the coding sequence ATGAATCTCGTTGAACGGTTTATTTCTTATACAAAAGTTAACACCACTACAAATAGGGAAAATGGCGCAGCTGGTATCATGCCTTCATCAGAAGGCCAGCGAGTCCTTGCTCTACAATTAGTCGAAGAATTAAAAGCGTTGGGTGTTGAAGATATCAAAATTCGTGATACTGCGATTGTTACCGCAACACTACCTTCTAACCTTGACTATGAAGTTCCAACCGTTGCTTTCTTTGGTCATTTAGATACCAGTGCTGAACAAACGAATGATACTAAAGCGCAAATTCTACCTTATAAAGGTGGCGATCTTTGCTTAAATAAAGAACTTGAGATCTTTTTGCGTCAAAGCGAATTTCCTGAATTAGAAAATTATATTGGTGACGATATTATCGTAACCGATGGTACTAGCTTATTAGGCGCTGACGACAAAGCTGCTATCGCTTCTATTATGGATATGTTGCAATACTTTAAACAACACCCTGAAGTTAAACACGGTACCGTTAAAATCGGTTTTGTTCCCGATGAAGAACAAGGTTTACGTGGTGCTAAAGTCTTTGATACTAAAGAATTTGGTGCCGATTTTGCCTATACTTTAGATTGCTGTGGTATTGGTGAATTAGTGTATGAAAACTGGAATGCTGGCGATGTCGAGATCACCTTTACAGGCGCATCAGCTCACCCAATGTCAGCAAAAGGCAAATTAAAAAATTCACTGTTAATGGCGCACAAGTTCGTTGCAATGTTACCGGGCGGTGAAGCACCGGAATATACCGAAGGTCGTGAAGGTTATTATTGGGTCAAGCAATTAGCAGGTAATAGTGCCCGTACTGTATTAAAAATGGATGTGCGTGATTTCACCGAAAAAGGTTACGCACAACGCATGGCATTTTTAAAACAACTTTCCGATTATTGTGAAGGTTTATGGGGTGAAGGCTCTGTAGCTTGTAAACTTGCTGACCGTTATGCCAACGTATTTAATAGCCTACAAGGCGATAATCGCTATCCTATCGATATTGCTGTAGCTGCTTATGAAGCGAATGGCATTACTCCTCGCCCAATTCCAATGCGCGGTGGTTATGATGGCGCAGCACTCTCTCAAAATGGACTACCTTGCCCTAATATCTTTACTGGTGCTCATAACTTTCACTCTATTTATGAATATCTCCCAGTTAAATCGCTTTACGCTGCCAGCGATGTCTTAAAATCTGTCGTTAAGATCACGGCTGAGCGCTTTGCACCGGGAGCTAAAGCATGA
- the dcuC gene encoding C4-dicarboxylate transporter DcuC: MIQILAVLIVVVIVARMILKGYKAEPVLLVAGLALMALTMMFGWGDILPKNVKTTGIGWLDPFEVMRDLFSSRAADLGLMIMALMGFAHYMDHIGANEAVVRVATRPLKNMRSPYVLLFFSFLLASILQLAIPSATGLAVLLMGTMFPIMIGLGLSPASAAGVIATSLGVAYTPTAIDAIRGAKAVDLGVVEYVLYYQGPAAIATVLAVGITHIFWQRHCDRKAGFVPQLGKVSEEAKSDKNVPGFYALLPMLPIIMAVGSSSLFVEGIHLDVVTIVLISMAICMLIETLRLRDFKSVCAGFQHFLKGMGSAFSNVVGLLVAAGVFAHGIKVSGAIDSLIVMAESVGLPPFAMALVFAIVTLAAAIIMGSGNAPFLAFVELIPQIAHSMGVNPIAMILPMQQASHMGRGMSPVAGVIIAVSSGAKLQPFDVVKRTAIPLMVGFVFHSAIIAIFYY; encoded by the coding sequence ATGATCCAAATTCTTGCGGTCTTAATTGTTGTTGTTATTGTCGCTAGAATGATCTTGAAAGGATATAAAGCAGAGCCTGTTTTGTTAGTGGCGGGTTTAGCCTTAATGGCGCTAACAATGATGTTTGGTTGGGGAGATATTCTTCCTAAAAATGTCAAAACAACAGGTATTGGCTGGTTAGATCCTTTTGAAGTAATGCGTGATCTCTTTAGTAGTCGTGCGGCTGATCTTGGTTTAATGATCATGGCACTGATGGGATTTGCGCATTATATGGATCATATTGGCGCCAATGAGGCCGTTGTACGTGTTGCAACTCGCCCATTGAAAAATATGCGCTCACCTTATGTGTTGCTATTTTTCTCTTTTTTACTCGCTAGTATTTTGCAACTTGCTATTCCTTCAGCAACTGGATTGGCCGTTCTATTAATGGGTACCATGTTCCCGATTATGATAGGACTTGGTTTATCTCCAGCATCTGCTGCGGGTGTGATTGCAACTTCATTGGGTGTTGCTTACACCCCAACTGCCATTGATGCCATTCGTGGTGCAAAAGCAGTTGATTTAGGGGTTGTTGAATATGTGCTTTATTACCAAGGCCCTGCGGCGATTGCAACCGTATTAGCTGTTGGTATTACACATATCTTCTGGCAGCGCCATTGTGACCGCAAAGCCGGATTTGTACCTCAGTTAGGTAAAGTGTCTGAAGAAGCAAAGAGTGATAAAAACGTACCCGGCTTTTATGCCTTACTGCCAATGTTACCAATCATAATGGCAGTCGGTTCATCAAGCCTCTTTGTTGAAGGTATTCACCTTGATGTAGTCACGATTGTATTAATTTCAATGGCAATTTGTATGCTGATTGAAACATTACGCTTACGTGATTTTAAATCAGTGTGTGCAGGCTTCCAGCATTTCTTAAAAGGTATGGGTTCTGCATTTAGTAACGTTGTGGGATTATTAGTCGCAGCGGGTGTTTTTGCTCATGGTATTAAAGTCAGTGGTGCAATTGATAGCCTGATCGTGATGGCGGAATCTGTTGGCTTACCACCATTTGCAATGGCATTGGTCTTCGCTATCGTAACATTAGCAGCAGCGATTATTATGGGTTCAGGTAATGCGCCTTTCCTTGCATTCGTTGAACTTATTCCACAAATTGCCCATAGCATGGGTGTAAACCCAATTGCGATGATTTTACCAATGCAACAAGCATCACATATGGGACGAGGTATGTCTCCAGTAGCAGGGGTTATTATTGCAGTATCTAGTGGCGCGAAATTACAACCATTTGATGTTGTAAAAAGGACTGCAATACCGCTTATGGTAGGTTTTGTATTCCACAGTGCTATTATTGCTATCTTCTATTATTGA